TGCGCCCTCTTGCCCGTCACAGCCTGGAAGCCGGTCTTGATGCTGGCAACGGAGCAGCGGGAGTGGCACGTTTCACACTGCAGGAAATAGAGGCGAGTGTCTTTCTGCAGGATGGTCTCCGGGGAGCGGCAGGTATGACACGTCACATATTCCTCTGCGGGATCAAGGGAGACAATTCTTAGCATCACAATGCTTACAGAAGTTACCTTAATGTCCTGTTAGACGTTCTCAGTGCAGAACTCATGAAAGGCATGTTGGGAACGGACCACGGATTAATCATCGTACCCTTAACACGGTCTGAAGAACAAACAGCTTTGCTCTATTTCAAAGCAACTAACATTATATCTTCTTTCCTAACGTCTGTTAGCAAATTCCTTCTTTGGGATTTTCATCCCTTATAGAGAATAAAGGATACATATAACCATTTTTGCATTCACTTCAAAAGCTACATACAGACATTAGGCGCTttggtggggggaaaaaaaggctaaaacTAAAGCCTTTGTTTATTAAGTCCTATTAGATTTGCCTTGATTCTAATAAACAGCTACTTACTGATATATCTTCTCAACACGTTCTCTATCTGTTTCTGTTGAAATCTGCCTTTGATCACAAGCTGGTTATTTCCGTCTATGGAACCACtgtgaagagaaacaaaaaaacaagacaaatttgacttcaacaacacaaaaatgtttattttatttgaaaaatgtgtgcataaaaatgacacaaaattaaATTACTGTGTACATATTTAAGCATGGTTATTGTCGTTACAAAAACGTACCTTGTTCCCAACTCGGCCAACAGGAAAGCGAGAAGATGTTTAGGCTGACGATGCAACCTGTGATGAAGTACATGAAAAGTCAGTTTGTACGCAGCACGttaaaattgttgtttttgttgccaaCTGGGATCGACAGTCACGGTCTAAAAGGTGTATGTGTTTCTGAAAGGAGGCTCACAGTTTGCAGATGTCTGTGAAGTTGACGAAGGAAGTTTTCTTTGTTCCCACTCGGACCACCTGAGGAGGCTTCATCACaaacttcctcttctctccggCCACCATATCCGGGTTTTTCTCCCTCATTATGTTGAAGACTCTGTTCAGGAGCTGAGACATTGAAGCAGCCAAAACGTTAtgccaaatacatttttttaatgtagaagTTTCTGATCTATAGggtaacatttttaaaaaatggatgaAGTGAGGAGAGCATCGGTTtcaacagaaatataaaaaagttGATATATCTACATGGGAATGAGAAGGAAATGTTGCCTTAAAGTCAGGGTGACAGCTACAATTTGAGGCccatattatttacattttagcataatTAAAATGGTGCAGAATTAACTATTAGCAGTTGTACAACACCGATGGATGTGCAGACTaatatgtacgtgtgtgtgtatatatatatatatatatatatataaaaaaaccaATTAATTGGATTACTTGGATGCTTAAGAAATcttaaaaatgttctttagcTTGCATAACATTTGGGTGGATGAAAATGATATTCATACATATTCCAatttccctggacacaaacaagGTGCTTTTCCTCAGGTAAAATGAATTacataactttaaaaaatgtctgTCTATGTTTAGAGTGGACCTACCTCATCATAAGTGTAGTCTCTTTCAGTACCGGCCCAGGTTGGACCTGTtgaggagctgaaggagatcCCATCGTCCTTCTTCCCCTCATCATCCTCCAAAACTGGAAACAAAAATATGATTAAACACGGGTTACATTAGTTCTCCGTTGTCAAAAATGACTTGACTTATTCTCACCGTCATCAATCTCCAGCATCTCGCCCTCGTCAAAGTCCACTTTTttgggctttttctttttggctgGAAGCATCAGGTCCAGGTTGTCCTCCTCCAGGACCTCGGTTTGCTCTCCTTCAATTTTCAGCTCCTGATTTGAAGGAACACGGTGAGATTTAGCGGGGAGATGAGTGATGAGAATGTGGTTAAAACAAGAGAAAGGAGAGCAACTGGAAGGCAAAGATAGACATGGAAGAAGAAGTGAACCGAAAGAAAGCGGATGGGAGCGAACAGGATCAAACAGACTGAAGTGATGGAGGGAAAATAAAGACGCGGTTGTGGTTAAGCAGCGACTGACCTTTAATCCCTCCTCAACATCATTATCAAATACTTTCttgggtttcttcttctttttcttctggttGAAGAAGTTCAAGTCGTTCAGATCATCGGACGGTTctaataaagacaaaacaaagtgcTCAATCCCAATTGAATGCAGGGTGGTGGATCAACACAATGGAATATCCTCCATGAATAAATATGCAGTCAGATTAGACTCTCTTTACTAACCTTTCTTCCTGCCCTCATCTTCATCTAGATCCAGCTCCTTGTCCTCTCCAATCTCTGGTTCTGCTTCCTTCGCCTCAACCTCTTTAGCCTCTTCTCCTCCGacaccctctcctccttcctcatccAGCATGaagggcttcttcttcttcttcttcttcttagtcATGTTGGGGTCAAAAATcatctgacagaaaaaaaaaaggaaatggagtTTTACAACGGACAAGTTGGTGACTTTCTGTCATTGCTCAACCAagtgtgttgtttctttttcacttcAGTAATTATTGATATTCATGTTTTGGGAGATTTTAAACATATTACAATTTTTTCCcctgagaaaaataaaacaagttgaGCACTATTATATCATTCATTCATGAGCCTGATATTAAGACAGAAAGTCAAACCCCAGCCAGCCATGATTGAAGTGTGCAGTAATACAagacaattattattttttatatgaaaAAACGTAACGGAAAGCATATAAAACACAACAAGAACCATGAATTTGTCAACTTCTCGAAATTTGTATGTTCCACGATCTGTCAATTATCCGATTAATGGTTGTGCAATTAACGACTACAGTGAAACGTTTTATTGTCGTAGCTGAATGACATAAAACCAGCTAACTGACGTTTTAAAGAAGATGTAACGTTAAATTAACTCAGTAACGTTAAACCACGGAATCCATTTACGGAAACCAACGTAAATCTCAAATTGCATTAACAATCTTTTAATCAATTAGAACCAGTAAGAAGGTAAAAATGTTTCATAGGGAGGGTGCTCGCATCTTCATTCTGACGGCTGTCACGACTCTCTCTGAGCTACCGTCCACGTTTCAGCCCGGTAGCGTCAGCTTTTTGTTCCTGGTGGAGAACATTGTCCGCTAGCGCCGTAGCGTCGTTACTGCTAacactagctagctagccatcGTTAGCTTGCTAAATTCAAACCTTTAATTTGAGTATCAAGCAATTGTGACAGGGCGGATTGATGACACACgatgagaaataaaaaagatacgATGTATCGCGATGTAACTCAGTGATGTAACATAGTGGAATGATTTCTGGCCATTTTGAGTGGTCCGGCTAGCTCGGCTTCAGCCATGTGAGAGATGGTGCGGATAAGAAGGGGAGCAGCATTCAGAGGCCCAAAGTCATCCTCAACACCCATTCGAACagatatttcatgttttttcgcCAAACAAGTCCATACACCAACAGAGATTAAACAGCGGGTAACTGTAAACGGCTCACCTCGTCTCCTGACATTGTTGCGGGCTGAAAAGTGACTGAAATCGGGGTAATTTGTGTCCCTTGAACAGTATCACAATGCTGCGCCGAAAACGTCTTGCATCAGCGTTAGATCTGCAGTGCGCAAGCGCCAAACTCCCTAAATCCTGATGTCATCAACTTGCGACGTCGTGTCGCATTTGGTTGTTCAAGAGCTCAGTTGAAAAACAAATCCGATgctaaaaatatgtatttttttgtatttatttacgtATGTTGATTGCTTAGCACTTTGTGACTTGGTTTAGAAAAGCATCATATAAATTGTCTGTAATTATAGTCAAGTAATAACTTATATTCACTTCCCCCCATTAAAAAtatttgcactgtttttttttattcatagaatagaccaaataaacacaatagaaaaacatttcaaaaaatcttttttggggggtacTTTTTGGGCGCGTTGCCTTGAGGCAACACTGTACCATAATGTTAAATCATGAAAACAAGCTAGTTATTGTTTGAACAACATACATGGAAAATACTCTAACCTCAACAGGTTAAAATGCTTGCCACTtagaatgttaaaatgtttaaaaataacttttacaaAGAAGGTGTTCATGGCACTGATGACTACATTGCCCTAAGTTGGACTCCATTATGACTTGTGGCTTTCTCCTCAAAGGCTCCCCTGACTTTCTTCTTCATGGCTTTATCCTCAGAGAAGCTGCACCCTGCAAGTTGATTTTGCTGCACTGTTCCAACAGACTGGATCTTTCTCTTTGGACGGTCTGGAGATCCACACTGGTGAACCAGTTATCCAACAGTGTGCCATCCATATACACCACAATGTCATGGTGAATCCAAAATGGTAGTGTTGCCCAAAGGCAACATTTGCATTATAACAAGTTTACATTACTAACAATCTAGCAAACAAAGTTTTAGAAATAAAGCTTTACTTCCATATTAATGTGAATCAATTTTTTTCCAGACAGGAAAAAAGCCaggaaaatccttttttagcTCATTTTTATGGAGAGAAATGGTTGAGTCAATCCTTGTGGGGCAGTGAGCAAAAAAGGGTTTTCAAAAGAGCCTCCAGAGATTCTTGTGACTGATGCAAACACTGCTATTGGTTCCTTATGGTCCTGGctcttttttaaagtattgCATCATAACTGgggatgtaatgtaatgtaatgtagaatGCCAAAAATCATAACATGGAGTGTTAAGTATAACATGCTAACtatttataccaaaatgaagaTAACTTGTATAAACTTTTGAAAGTAAAGGTTAGGCAACATGCAAGAAGAAGTAATAAACAGTCAAGCCCCTGTTCAAGCTAAAATGCCACGTTTTTATTTGACAGTAAATGTAATACTTTTTGCGGTTTGTAGCAGCTGGTCGAACCTCGAGCTATGGGACACTGTGATGgtttaaaacattaacatattaATGACAAAACTACCATAAAAGAATTGAAAACCTTTGATGATTTTGCAAATAATATTCTCATCTAGATAAATAATAGATAAATGCGAACATGCTCGGCCATACATCCTTGTGTGTTTCAATGTAAACCAAAGTACATACTGACTTTGAAAAACTCCTGAAAAAAGTAATGAACTGTTTAAACTCCAAAATGGTGTAtattagagttttttttttttttttttacaaatcactATCTCCTTAAAATGCAGGTAATACGATGTGACAAtagttcattcttttttttatcaacattatacaatttgaaaacaaaaaaattgtacGAGTATAAATGAGACCGACAGAAAACgtttaacatctctctctctagccGTGCCTTGTGATCTGTATTGGGATTTATCCATTGTTGCATGCTTCACACAACCTCTCAGTGATGGCagaaatacagtatataaaaaGAGACACATTTGGGATATTTACACCAAATAACACAAACCACTGGTGAGAACACCTTTGAGGGAGGGAGACGTCGCTAACAATGGCGACAGGAGGCCAAGAGGAGGCCTTAAAAAGACAAAGCACGCAGCCGTAAACAAAAGAGGAGGTTCAAATTCTGGCAAACAAACAGCTTATAGCTCCTTCCTCCAATTCATGCTCAGCTGTTCTCCCATTTTCAActgaatacacaaaaaacaagggAGCAAAGGACTGTTATTTTTGTcatgagggaaagaaaaaaaagaagacatctAGCCAGTTTAACGCCACAAAACACAGATAAATATGTGAGTCAGAAGCAGATCATTGAGGATCTATGGAAATTCCCTTGTCATCCAATAATGTCAACAATGCCATACTGCTAGCAACACTTATCTGACCATAACTCCTTTATTGCACCACAGAGCTCATACGATTAACCATCAGTAGGAACAATGTGGGTGCTGAAATAGCCCTGCCCAGTACAACGACAATTAAGTGCTAGTATTGTGTTAAAATTCAGGGTAAAAATATTAGTGTCACTTTGTGCAAGTAGTGTGATAGAGCTTCAATATAAAAGCCCCCGTCTCATCTGCTGAACACGTAGGGGTCTCTGTATTTGTGATGGggacagaataaaaacaataactaCAGCATTGTCGCTAGGGTTACATGAAGTCAGTTCTCCTcgaacacacaaaaatatactCGTACACAACAACCTATCAGTCCATTCATTCCCCTTTGCTCCatcctcttccctctctgatGCAGGTATGAGGTGGCAGACGCTGCATCTACATGGCTTCCATTGCCCAGCGCTGCAGGTCCTCCatgtcgtcctcgtcctcttctttCCTGCCTTTGGGGTGAAAAATAGAAATGGCAGTTGTAAAATATGTGTACAAATGGGTGCAGTGATTCTTCCACACCTCCTTTCAGCTTGACAAGTTAAACTTGTCAAGCTGAAAGTTCTATGTGTGGATTTCGACCAGATGCGCAGAGAGTCTGATATGATATTCGACATCAGTCCGAAACAGACTAAAATAGCTGGATCTGGTAACGGATATCATTGTTTCAATAATGTGCTGGAAAAACTCTTGGTCTTGAACAATAACTTTATGGAGTCTCCGCTGGTTTCCTGGCAACTGGACAGTGCTGAGAAATGTTGCCACTgcttaaaaaacataaaaatcttATCATCTAACTCCAAGCAAAAAGCAATTAATTTCATTTCCCAGTGTCGACTATTCTtttgactgaaaataaatacactatTATATGTAGAATATAACATTTTATCAGATATAAAATCGTTGGGAATACAAATTATGTTTTATCTTAGTCACAGTAGTTTACGCAATGTTACTTTAGAACGCCAATGAGTCTGTGACCTCCCAGCTGACGCCTCGATAAGTaactggggtgtgtgtgtgtgcgtgttataCTGTATGTCATAATTTCAGAGACTAAGATGCATAACTTTATGAGTGTTTCATCACCACTGTATAATTCGGCGGCTGAGACCCAAACCTCCGTATTTATATACGGATGTAAATACCTAAGTATTTTAACAGATGTCTTGTTTTATGACTTTACACCAGTGTCAAATAAGAATTTTTCTAACAGGATAATAATTAGTTTGTATGGATGATGCGGTCAGGCTCACAAGAGTAGTTGTGTCAGTTTTTCAAAAGTCCCCTACCAGGTCTGGAAGGTAATGAAGTAGAAGGCACGTTGGGAAGAGGGACGTTCTCTGGCCCCCCGATCTCCAGCAGGTTTTTGTCCAACTCTTCCTGTTCCAGCTCGTCCAGCTCCGCCAACAGCTCATCCTAGACAAAGAAAtggtgatattatttatttttcataaaatgCTGGTCCTAAATCTGGTGCGCCTGTACACTTGGCGAGTTTAACCTCTCGTTGAAAGTTTCACTTGAACTAAGTTTACTGAGAATTTAGGCATTCATTCCTTCTGCCATATTGTCTCCGAGTGACTCGATACAATCGAATAAGGTGAAGTTGGTCCATGAAAAAGAGCATTCAAAAATAATGAAGCCTTAATGCCAGAGTAATGACCCAAAAAGGCAAACAAGCTAGCGATGTGGTTATCCCACGTTATCATCAGCCCATCACTCAATACTGCAAATTAAACACCCAGCCCACCTCGTCAAACTCCTCTCCAAAGCCGACTGGTTTAGAGATGGCGTCGGAGACTTCCTGGGCCAGCTCCTGTTGCTCTGTAATGTCCTGCATTAGGTCGTCCACCTTGTCAATGTCCCTGAAAAAAACATGCAGGAGATGATTCACATGCAAGGAAAGTAGAATGCAATATTTACACCTTTAAACCGAGCAAACATAGAACTATGTTATCATTATGCCAGTTAAATGtgtaagaatgtttttttaaatatatattttttttaaatgtatatgcaAATTGTTTTTAATCATAACTGATAACATTGCTGCTGGATTGGGATAAAGGTATTGCTGCATATGGCTCAAACGCTCTTTTGAGTTAAAAAAGGCTGCCTCTTTTGTCTCAACCTGTAATCCCATGGAGAGAACCAAGAAGCAGCAGCATTCATAAACGGGTCCTCACATCAGTCCAATCCATAACAGCAATCAATAAAATTGTGATGAACTCCATCAGAGGCAGGGTGTTCGCTCTTACATGTTTTCATGGGCAGACTTCATGGCCTTGGCCGCGAAGCCCATGTTCTTGAGCACTTCAGTGTTGGTGTTGGCGTTCTCCAGGGCCTCTCTCTGGAACTCGATGGTCGACAGCGTGCCGTCGATCTGGGTGAGCTGCTTCTCATACcgcttctttcttttcaaagcCTGCAGGGCcgctgaggagacagagacaggggTCAAGAGGGTTGGACtgtccaaaaaatatatatgcattGCTTCAACCGTGGAGTTTGTTTTGTACTTTGACAGGAATGAGAACCTGACCGTGGTTAAAGATTTAGTTCGCATATCCCATGAAATTACAGTGATCCAGAAATGACTGGAATCATAAATATAATGCTTCGTCGGTAATCATGTTAGTGGCTCTTAGGTCAACAAGGAggaatattatatatatctgTGAAAGGCACTTGACTGGCGAGATGGAAAATAGAAATGATTCCGCGCAGGAGTCACTTAACCACGAATGTGTAAAGACTGACACGGACTCATTCTGCCAAACTTTGTGAGGCAAAAGGAGGAAACAATTACAGTAAGATCAATGTATAAAGTATTCAAGTAAGTGAGAAGAACAACGTTTTTTCAACAACATCAAATGCAGCTTAACACTAAAGGCATCTGCAACGTATTGTGGCTACCCTCTTTTTAAAGGACGAAAAGAAATTGGACCATTGGCTGCTCAGCTGTTCCAAGGTCAGGTGTGTGTAATTCCCTTGTTATTTCATTTACAAGGAGTAGATAAAAGGTCTAGAGTTCATTTCAGGTGTGTTATAGTTATTCACTATCAGTGATCAAGCCATCATTAGGctgaaaaatagaaacaaaaccAATTAGAGAGATAGCAAACACATTAGGTGCGGCCAAAGCAACTGTTTGGTACATTCTTACGAAGAAAGAACACACTGGTGAGCTCAGCAACACCAGAAGACCACAGAGATGGATGACAGAAGAATAATTTCCCTGGTGAAGAAAACCCCGTCACAGCAGTTGGCCAGAACAAGAACACTCTCCAGGAGGTAGGTGCTTCTGTGTCCAAGTCGACAATCGACAGAAGACTTCACCAGAGTAAATACAGAGGGTTCACCACAAGATGTAAACCATTGAGCCTCAAAAACAGGAAGACTCGAGTTTGCcaaaaaacatctaaaagagCCTGGTTCTGGAAGAACAGATGAGACAAAGATAAACTTTTACCAGAATAATGAGAAGAGTATGGGACAGGAACTGCTCATGATCCAAAGCATAGCACCTCCTCAGTGAAGCATGGTGGAGGTAGTGTTATGGCTTGGGCCTGTATGGCTGCCAATGGAACTGGTTCCCTTGTATTTATCGATGACGTGACTGCTGACAAAAGCAGCAGGGTGAATTCGGAAGTGTTTCGGGCAATATTATCTGCCCATATTAAGCCAAATGCTTCACAGTGGCAGATGGACAATGACCCGAAGCTTCCTGCGAAAGCAACCAAGGACTTTTTTTAAGGCAAAGAAGTGGAATCTTCTGCAATGTCCAAATATGAATGGACCAGACTGTATCTAACCTgacattgcaataacaaaattatatttcttttcaCTTACAACCTAATTCATCCATGAGTTTTTCTCTACTACACAATCAAGAGCAGCCTATCTTAATACCACCAGAGTCATCATGACATGAATATTCATGATCGCTGAGGATTCATTCTACATTTTCAGTAACCTCTCAGTCTGTATTGAAGCCCTATCGTCAgccccaaaatgtattttttttcccccaccaaATACTCGTAATTGAATATCCATCCAACCCCCACATTCACAAGCTTTCTTCTTCCTACAGTATTTCGGTTTAACCAACAAACAGGTGCTGCAGCTCGGCTTATATCTTGTTGCGACCGTGATGTCGTGTCCTTGTTGTAACACGAGCGACTCCGAGGTTCAGCACCTGTCCCGACACACGCGGCCCACATGTTTACTGACCGTCCAACATCTGGAGCTGCACCGCTCGCCACACCTTTTTAGGTttttaaatgcccccccccccccccgacaaaaaTGCAGCATCCCCGAGACGTGGGGgaaaagacaagacaagacaaggCAAGGCAAGGCTAGCTAGTGTTGCCGCAGGGAGAAGAAGTCAGCGACGACCGTGAGAagaggagccggtctctcgggGGGCGGCCCGGGCCGTGGGGAGGACGGCAGGTGGGGCTGCCCACAGTTCTGACAGATGGGGAAAGTGAGCCAACTTNNNNNNNNNNNNNNNNNNNNNNNNNNNNNNNNNNNNNNNNNNNNNNNNNNNNNNNNNNNNNNNNNNNNNNNNNNNNNNNNNNNNNNNNNNNNNNNNNNNNNNNNNNNNNNNNNNNNNNNNNNNNNNNNNNNNNNNNNNNNNNNNNNNNNNNNNNNNNNNNNNNNNNNNNNNNNNNNNNNNNNNNNNNNNNNNNNNNNNNNCCGGATAAGGCCCAATGACGTCATGTTTCCCGAAAAGGAGAGGCTGGATTGGTTGGAGTTCTGTCTCCAACTGCAGCATTCAACTGTGTAATTTTTCCCCAAATCACTTTTCGGAGCATGCGCTCTATCTTCTCTGTGCGGGGCCGCTTATATCACAGGCATTTCTTTACCAGGGTCGTGCTTCGTCTCATTCAATAGAGAGCTTCAATACATTTCTGGATTTTTATGGGACCCGCACTGCTTGCCTCTGTTGCTGGGATACCGGTGAACCTGTGGCCGCACCCAAACCAATGACGTCACAACAGGTGTTGTATAACAGGTGTCAGCTGCAGCAAAGGGCTCAGTTTCGGCAGAGAGGGTTCTGTACCTGCAACAATTCATTAATGTGGATAAAAGTGCTGATTCCTTAAAGAAACCCTTCATGCTATAAAGTGATTAAACTTCACATGTGCAGTTTCCCTCTTCATCACTGTGTAAAAGAGGATGTGTGACGTCACAGCTAGTTTGAAAGCCAATTGGTCTTGGGTGATGAAACCACCTCTTAACTATTCAGTGAAAGACACTGAGtcatttaaatgtatgaaaTTAGGTGTTTGCATGAAGGTAGCAGTAAATGGTGGCTACTCATTTGTAATAGAGGTTATTCTAACACTATTAAACAACTTTTTTCACGTTTCCCGTTAAAAGCAGATTgacatattcaaatgtttttttcgttTTATTTCAGCATCAAATAACCTTAATAATGGCATTGGCTTAGTGGATCTGCACACAGGATGTTTTTGCTTTTACTATCACTCTGTTtgagcttcacacacacaccttacaaTTCTAATTTTCATTAGGGTAAGGTTGAACATGAGTTAACGTTTCACAGAAGCA
This sequence is a window from Pungitius pungitius chromosome 1, fPunPun2.1, whole genome shotgun sequence. Protein-coding genes within it:
- the eif2s2 gene encoding eukaryotic translation initiation factor 2 subunit 2, whose protein sequence is MSGDEMIFDPNMTKKKKKKKKPFMLDEEGGEGVGGEEAKEVEAKEAEPEIGEDKELDLDEDEGRKKEPSDDLNDLNFFNQKKKKKKPKKVFDNDVEEGLKELKIEGEQTEVLEEDNLDLMLPAKKKKPKKVDFDEGEMLEIDDVLEDDEGKKDDGISFSSSTGPTWAGTERDYTYDELLNRVFNIMREKNPDMVAGEKRKFVMKPPQVVRVGTKKTSFVNFTDICKLLHRQPKHLLAFLLAELGTSGSIDGNNQLVIKGRFQQKQIENVLRRYIKEYVTCHTCRSPETILQKDTRLYFLQCETCHSRCSVASIKTGFQAVTGKRAQLRAKAN
- the LOC119222359 gene encoding charged multivesicular body protein 4b; this translates as MSAALQALKRKKRYEKQLTQIDGTLSTIEFQREALENANTNTEVLKNMGFAAKAMKSAHENMDIDKVDDLMQDITEQQELAQEVSDAISKPVGFGEEFDEDELLAELDELEQEELDKNLLEIGGPENVPLPNVPSTSLPSRPGRGLLKN